AAGTGGCTCCAGCAAGAATAACAGGGATAAAGAGGCCAGAGGGGACAGCAACCCCATAAGTCACAAGTCCAAGGCAGTAAATAGCAGTGAAGAAAATGAAAAGACTGGACATTCGGAACTCATTCGCGGTGCCGTTGCTGAAAAGATTGCGGATGGCATCATCATTGGTGTTGAAGAAGAGTGATGCAAGATCATTGTAATATCCTTGTGGGCATTGGAAGTTTTTGTAATTTCCAGAACGGCTGATAGTTGGACACTGCTCCACAGCATCAGCTGGGCATGGAGTGCATGCAGCAAGCCAAGGAAGACCATAGGAACACATTGATGTGACTATTGATATTGTTATGGTGAGAAGGATCTTGAATGGAGCACCTCTCCTGTGGGCAGACAAAATAATGCAGATGCTATCACATCTTAAAATAAGCTGACTAAACTGAAGAGTTAGGGAAATGTGTTGATTACAATCGAGTACTTACTCATTGATGATACTATAAACTCGCAGGATCTTGTCCAAGAGAAAGTTGAAAAGGCCTCCAAAGATGCCACCAATTATACCAAGGACTATGATTGCAATCAGATCTGGAGTACTGTAGGTTGCAATAGTTGAACTGAGATCAAACATGATCAATCCACCTTGCCCAAAGAGACCACATTTTCCACTGCGACAGAATTCAATCAGTCCCCTCAATACCACAGCAACGACAGCAGTTGTAAAGAATGTTCTCCACAAAAGTGCACTTCGCCACCTGTAAAATGACGTATAAAAACACTAGTTACCATCTTTCATCACAGGATAGCTATTGAAAGCGCCTAGATAGCGCATCGGTGATATTGTACATATCCAAACTTGCAAAGTGTTGAATAGGGAAAATACTTAGCCTGAAAGAACAAATGCTAAATTGCTAACTTTCAAGGAAGAGTGCTACCATGATGCTGCTTCTTCAAGAGCAAACAGAACACCGCCAACAGGTGCACGGAAGGCAGCTGCCACTCCAGCTGCAGATCCACATGTAATTAAGTCTCTCCTATCCCTGTCGTTCTTAAAGTATCTTAGCCAGTTGCATGTAAGATGATACTTGCGTGATCCTCCCTGACCAAGCAAGTTGGCAATACATGCTCCTGTGTGTACCATAGGGCCTTCCTTTCCTAGTACAAATCCAGCTGAAACTCCAAGTATTGAACCAAATATCTGCAAACAGTAGAATATTGAGTTTGAATATTTCAGAGTTAGACGTTTCTACAGCAACCTAGTACCCAAGTTGGTATTGGCACAATGTGTTGTCCTTTTAAATGTGGAATGTTTGCCAAGTCAATCATGCTTTCCCACATTTAGTATGTACAAACAATCATATCAAGTATATAAATTTTTCTAACAGAATATCTTCTACATAATTTTCATAATGGACACTCTTTAGAAGGTAATAGGTTAACTATCAGCATAAAGATCTTAAGAATGAATAATCGCAACCAATCTGGTATTTTATTGCAGttcttttttaataaaaataGAAATCAGTAAAATAGCACTAGATGTATGATTCACAAGTGAATCTACTTTTCATTATCGCAGCTGATGGAAATTTGTAATTCAAAATGATAAGCAATATTTTCCTCTTGCCTCTTACAAGTAAATAAGCATTAAGTTTTGTTCATATTAAACTTGTTTTCAAGACTAGTCCCTAAGTTTTAGACCATGATATGATAAGAACAAAAGAATTCAGTTGAGCTTACTAATCCCATGACCCTGTTCCAGAAGCTAACCAAAAAGATGGCATAGTGTACAGAAtactaaaagaaaataaaaaaaggtaaaaaaatTGATTATATATATGGTTCTAAGTCAGAAGTTACCTTAACAAAGAGTGTACTAGGAGCCAATATAGAATAAGCATCAACCCCGTTAAGATATGCTTTAACTTCAGGAATACCggatccagcagcagcaggtgcaACATAAGCACAGATTGCTGCTGCAGATGCCGCCAAGACTAAATTGCAACCTCCATACACAAAAAATGCTTTGAAATATCTGCACTGGAAGCAGAACGTTATTATTAATTACTTCAAAGTACTCCGAATGCTTAAAACGATATAACATGTATTTATTACTAATACTAGCAACTCTGTATGCTCCTCAGTTGTCACAGAAGAATTTCTACTGCTAGTAATTGTTAGAGACTTACAGGCTGCAATAAAACTTCATGGTTGATTTCAAGAATTTGGTAAAATTTCCAAACATCATGAGTCATGACAATAAAAGTGTAACACGTGGCAAACACCACATCAGTGATGAGCTGAAGCAGTTATGACAAAGTAATACTAAAAGGTAGAAAATACAAGTCGTCCTTAAAGAAAGAAGTAGAAAACACTTTACCTCTCCTTGAGCATCAGACGACTCGTGTGCAGCAACTTGAGTCCAGCAATGTTTTCAACCGCAAGGTTGTTGAAGAAGCCAACAAGTCCAGTTAACAAGCCAATAAGAAGCACCAAGCTCCACTTGAGAACAATGTACTGAAATATCTGCTTCTTCTTTCTTGATCGCCAATCTTGCTTGAAAAGGTCGTTCTCCACAACTCTGAAACAGGTTAAAGTGTCCATAAAGTACACTCAGCACATGAGTTGGTACTGGGTATGCCTACACATTTGAATTACCTCTGCAATTCAGTCATCAGTAAAAAACTCTAGGAGGTAACTACGTGGActacaatttttatttttctctctacttttcaaaaaaaaaattctcaaatacgcaggagagctgcacaTCTTTGTTTTAAGTACGTGGACTACAATAAGGATATGGGTATGTATTCTTCAGGGAAAAAATATATTTGGAAACCTTTGTAGTAAATGTATGCCTACCAATCTTCTTCCATTTAAAAACTGAGATATATATTGGcacattattttttttgaaaagattattttgttttcttttctaaaaggaaaaagaaacaaGGACTTGCACGCACTTTAGCAGCCCAGGGCAGAGCTAGTGTAAAATCTACGCAGTTATCATTGGCATACCAAAGATATCTACGCAGCAAGAAGTACTAAAACTGCAATTGAGATGAATGGCAAAGATGCGAGGATTAACAACTCAGGAGCCAAGAGTTGCCATCCACATATCCCAAAGCCCTGCGGTTGCTTTCTCTCAGAGCAATAACCAAATCAGATTAGCAATAAGGTAAGAACACAGGAGAAGATTAAAATGATTCCTTTTCCCCCAGGAAAGGCTGaacaaaagcaaaaaaaaaatgtatagTGAAGAGAAATAGCCCAAGCGTgggggtcaaaggagagcagaGAAGAATGCCTACTCGTAATCCAAGCTCTCGATGGGGCAGACGTTGGCGCCGACGATGGCGATCTGGGACGTGGTGTTCATGGTGCGCTTCCGCAGCAGCGGCTCGCGCGTGCTCCCGCGGTCGCCGGCACCGCCGTCGTCGTAGCGGAGCAGGGCCTCGGCGGAGCCATTCTGCGACCGCCACGGCGGCCCGCCCCCGGCCACGGAGCCGTCCATGCTCTCGATGTCGCAGTTGTAGCTCCCCTCCCGCtccgggcggcggggcggccgcggGGAGCCGCCGTCCATTGAGTGATTGAGCCGGCTGCtctgctccggagaagagatgcTCCTGCTCGTGTTCCTACCTTGCCGTCCCGGTCTCCGCTTGCGCAATCTCCACGCGGAGCCTAAAGGAAAATTCGGATGATAAAGTTGAACATGATTAGGATCGCGTTATCTATTCCAACtggaagggaaaaaaaaaagtgagaaGATTGTTGGGTCAACACGTCACCGCGAATAGTAGTGTGTGGAGCTGAAAATCGGCACTCTgatgattttcttttttttttgaagaaaacacTCTAATGACTGCACTTGTGTATTTATTGCTGTGTTAAAAGATTGCCGGCAGGCATAATCTTGGAAAAGCAAACAAAACAGAGCGAGTCCTAATCTCATTTAACATTCCATTAAAGCAGAGACTGCAACGCTCACTTGCTCAAAGCTAGCAGCAGATTCGGAGAACTGGACGGGTAGGTGCGGGGCCATGAAGGACGGGCCCCACCCTCCGGCGGACCTATGCCCTGTTTGGTTTAGAGTAGTACACGAAAAAGAATCttgtatgcatgaagtactaaataaaatttatttgtaaaaaattttcatagatggacataactttcgcgacgaatctaatgatcaTAATTAGTCCACGATTAGCTACAGTAGAGCTACAGTAAACATCGCCTGATCATACAGTCATaggccttattagattcgtctcatgaaGTAGCACAAGGCTatagagttggttttgtaaactaacTTAATTTAATACacctaattagtagtcaaaatgAGCTACAGTAGTTGTGCTACTAGTGCTACGtgaaaaccaaacacggccctagcAGCGAAGCGGAAGCATGGTGCCCAAACACGGCCCTAGCAGCGAAGCGGAAGCATGGTGCAGCAGCAGCGTCGCAGGGAAGCTGGGCCCACCGCCCCACTCCACCGCAGCGGATCCCGCGCCACGTGGAAATTGagaagagatttttttttttgcctcagCGAGCTCTGCGACTAGTAGTAGTGGCTAGCTGAGACGCCACGTTTACATGCATGATGCACGATGCTTCCCTGCTCCAGCCCGGACGAGACATCGCTGTCGCTGCTAGACCCGTGCAGCAGATAATTTGCCCAAATTAAAAAAAGATGCTCCCACAGAATGAGCAAAAACAGTTTTAAAGTGCAGCTTTTTAAATCAAGCTATGATGCTTAGGAGTAGTATTCTTTTTGGAGCCATGATGTATTGGAATTTAGAATCTTGCTCACTATAGGTCATGGCCATGGGAATGGGAATAGACGAGACAGAGACTGCATATGGGCCGTGGCCCCCTGATTAAGGCAAGATGCATCATTTCAGTGTATTGTGACAATAATGTAGATATACATGTCAGTATCATCGCGTAGGGACAAACAGCTTGGTCCAAGTTCTCCCATTGCAATGCAAGTAGGTAAATGGCTTTCTCTTTTTTCTAACTTTGGTAAGAAATAAAACATCCTATTTAGATTCAGCTGATGATGACCAGCTCGTTCATGAATGGCCAAAATTAGGTAAGCCCTAAAAAATGGGAATATATAAGGTGTAAAtcaacctctccgtgcaaaccaagcaaacttcaatttgggccaccggatcaacatccaaggggtatgGAGGATTgtgtaattttacaattaaccgtcTGCCGTTTGATTggataatcacacttttgcaaatcccccctcccaccccCTGCGTCCCTCCCTTTGGATATTGATCCGATGGCCCAGATTGAAATTTGCATGGTTTGCACCTCATatgttccaaaaaaaatagtatCTTGATTGTGTAGGAGGGACAGGCCTCCTGGTTTAGGTAGAAGGAGTTTGGTTGGCACAGCATTATTGGCCATACAGTTCTGTTTCAACATCTGCGAGACAGACAACAAACGAAAACCTTGCCTTTATGAAAGCAGTGGGGCCGTAGCGAGATGAACACTGACCAATGGCCCGTAGACACGTCGGATCCAGCTTGGCTTTCCTATTTATTAAATTCTCCCCCAATATAAGATTATAAGCTGTATGGTTAACCAACCCATGATCCAGACCAAGGAAACCTACTCCTACTACTAAACAAGGAGCTCTTCACCACGCActcccctttcttttctttaatgTCAATCAGCTGTAAGTTCATAGCATTTTATTACATGCATATTGGGATTATTTGTAAAATTAAATTCCATTCTCATGTCTGAATTGATCATGGCACAAAATAATGGAAAAAGAtagctctccctctcctctcagGGCATAATAAGGACAAGAATATCACTTTTGGATCAATCGGTTGCATATTCGAAGCAGACAAGCAGACTTTGTCATGGCAAACGCTAAAGCAATTAATTATTGCGAAAGCAGGTTGTTTGAGACAAGGAAAGAAGCAGCATATATTGTGAGCATTTCCAAACTGGAAGCGTAACCTTACCTTGTAGATTGCCGCTGATGATCGAACTGATCCAGCTAGCCAAGCTAGAATTTGTCCGGTTCAGGAGCTGCTAACTGTAACACCTCTCAATTAGCACTCAATTAGGAGTCTTAAACAAGTTTTGAAGATTCAAATTTAGTCAAGAATATCAAGTCACACGTGTAGCTCTCTCCTCTCCGAGCGTGGTCACCGTGGACGAATTGACCACGACGCCGCTCGCGCCGAGCGCCTTCACCTCCTGCTGCCGCGTCGCCCGTTCCCGAACCCTCTCGAGCTCGCCTTCTTGTTCGCTTTGCGCACGCCTTCGCCCTCCGCTCGCTGTCGCCGCGCGCACCGCGCTGTCTCGccacgccgccatggccgccgcccgcacctccacgccgagccgccgctcgaGCCAGCGCCGACCCCCACAGACCCCCAAATCCGTTTGCTCTCGTCCCGACGAAGCTCTCGGGCCCAGCCATCACCTCTacacctcgccggagcgccgccgccgcggctcagttcgccgccggcccgccgctcgccgtggcgccACCACTACAGACCACCCCGAGCCCCCAAACCACCACCCACAGGTGCGCACGAGTCCCCTCACACTTTCCCCCaacttccccctcgccgccgacgagcccaAGCGCCGGATTCCGGCCAcccgcccctcctctgttttccaACCAGGCCAGGGACCCACGGTGAGAAGGAAATAGAAGTCCAGGGGTCTAGATGCAagatttcctttccttttcttttgttttcaaaaacagcaaactttgaaaatacctagaaattggtagaaaaatcagaaaaatttaaatccaaatgttttggaatacttgcaacaagatctacaactttcattacatgcacatatttattttctgtctgtattttaatctaggaaaaagattagattacataggttataattattctaggagttctactcactaTCTATGGGTTATTTTTGGTGGGTAGCTACTTCATGCCATGCTTAGTTTTGTGTAAAAAGTTGAGCAGCAGTTAATACttttaactagatgaaaccctagtcttggctagatttagtagaataatatattcttttatttctggatgttctgatttagatatatgtatgaaaAATTTTCTGTGTATTTACAATACTAACTGAACACTACTGTCCAAATTTAGTTAATTATAGATTTGTGTacctatttattttatttaatccttg
This window of the Panicum virgatum strain AP13 chromosome 1K, P.virgatum_v5, whole genome shotgun sequence genome carries:
- the LOC120704913 gene encoding chloride channel protein CLC-c-like, yielding MDGGSPRPPRRPEREGSYNCDIESMDGSVAGGGPPWRSQNGSAEALLRYDDGGAGDRGSTREPLLRKRTMNTTSQIAIVGANVCPIESLDYEVVENDLFKQDWRSRKKKQIFQYIVLKWSLVLLIGLLTGLVGFFNNLAVENIAGLKLLHTSRLMLKERYFKAFFVYGGCNLVLAASAAAICAYVAPAAAGSGIPEVKAYLNGVDAYSILAPSTLFVKIFGSILGVSAGFVLGKEGPMVHTGACIANLLGQGGSRKYHLTCNWLRYFKNDRDRRDLITCGSAAGVAAAFRAPVGGVLFALEEAASWWRSALLWRTFFTTAVVAVVLRGLIEFCRSGKCGLFGQGGLIMFDLSSTIATYSTPDLIAIIVLGIIGGIFGGLFNFLLDKILRVYSIINERGAPFKILLTITISIVTSMCSYGLPWLAACTPCPADAVEQCPTISRSGNYKNFQCPQGYYNDLASLFFNTNDDAIRNLFSNGTANEFRMSSLFIFFTAIYCLGLVTYGVAVPSGLFIPVILAGATYGRIVGTLLGSISDLDPGLFALLGAASFLGGTMRMTVSVCVILLELTNDLPMLPLVMLVLLISKTIADNFNKGVYDQIVVMKGFPYMEAHAEPYMRHLVAGDVVSGPLITFSGVEKVGNIVHALRITGHNGFPVVDEPPITETPELVGLVTRSHLLVLLNSKNFMKGQVKTSGSFVLRRFGAFDFAKPGSGKGLKIEDLDFTDEEMDMYVDLHPITNTSPYTVVETMSLAKAAILFRELGLRHLLVVPKTPDRPPIVGILTRHDFMPEHIHSLFPNLNPHKYHSASMAG